The DNA segment ACGCCCGTCTCCTCCTGGAACGACCTCACCCCGATCATCCGCGCGTCCGCCGGCGTGCCGCTCAGCGTCGCCGTCGAGCGCGACGGCCAGCCCCTCACCCTGACGATCACCCCGGCCGAGAACGAGGTGGCCGTCACCGACGCCGCGGGCAACGCGGTGCTCGACTCCTCCGGCGCGGTCGAGACGCAGACCGTCGGCTTCATCGGCATCTCGCCGACCCAGGCCCTCGTGCAGCAGCCGATCACCGCGGTCCCCGGCACCGTCGGCGAGAACATCAGGAGTGTCGCGGGGGTCATCCTCAACCTGCCGCAGCGCCTCATCGACGTCGCGCAGGCCGCCTTCGGCACCGAGGCCCGCGACGCCAACGGACCGATCAGCGTCGTCGGCGTCGGCCGCATCGCCGGCGAGATCGCCGCCTCCGACCAGCTGCCCGTCGTCTCCAAGGTGCAGACGATGGTCGGCGTCCTCGCCTCCCTCAACGTCGCGCTCTTCGTCTTCAACCTCGTCCCCCTCCTCCCGATGGACGGCGGCCACATCGCCGGCGCCCTCTGGGAGGGCCTGCGCCGCCGCATCGCCAAGCTCTTCGGCCGCCGCGACCCCGGCCCCGTCGACATCGCCAAGCTCCTCCCGCTCACCTACGCGGTCGTCCTGCTCCTCGGCGGCATGAGCGCGCTGCTGATCTACGCCGACATCGTCAAGCCGATCCAGCTGTTCTGAGCTGTCTTGCGAGCCGGTCCCTGCCCGGCTCGCCGCAGTCGGCTTCGCGACGGGTGGTGTTGGGAGGAGCGGGTTGCGGTCGGCTATCGCGAATCGCTGGCACGCGATTCGCGCATTCGCCTTGGAGGTGGCGCCGGTCCCTGCCCGGCTCGCCGCAGTCGGCTTTGCGACGGGTGGCGTGGGG comes from the Rathayibacter festucae DSM 15932 genome and includes:
- a CDS encoding M50 family metallopeptidase → MESVLLFVLGVVIIAVGVALSIALHEVGHLVPAKLFGVKVTQYMIGFGRTVFSVRRGETEYGVKALPLGGYIAMIGMYPPKHPGDRVGESSTGFFNGLNGNESAPDPEPRRGGYATMIDEARAASAETIGEGEDHRAFYRLAVWKRVIVMFGGPFMNLVIATVLFAVLLCGIGVAQNTSTISTVSQCVVPASDTTTESCSADDPLAPGAAAGILPGDTITAIDGTPVSSWNDLTPIIRASAGVPLSVAVERDGQPLTLTITPAENEVAVTDAAGNAVLDSSGAVETQTVGFIGISPTQALVQQPITAVPGTVGENIRSVAGVILNLPQRLIDVAQAAFGTEARDANGPISVVGVGRIAGEIAASDQLPVVSKVQTMVGVLASLNVALFVFNLVPLLPMDGGHIAGALWEGLRRRIAKLFGRRDPGPVDIAKLLPLTYAVVLLLGGMSALLIYADIVKPIQLF